attatgaccagaaacaaataatactgtatgtgtcctccataatatatctaaagaacaagctaaaacctacatgtacatatgtatatgtgtatatcagaaaacatatacaatacaattttaccaattaaacctacaatgtaaatcctatatacaatgtatgtgtataacactaccagaacatgtacagaacaaaaatttacaaatataaaaatctataaatatatacatcagaactgtatgaattgaccggtagcatacagggcattcattacccctaaagaggccccactaaagaaccgctatttaccccagggttacgttttacgcgattggggaacaggtatgaaacatgtgaccatatgtgaccacatcatttatgaaaaaatactgctaggggactatttacataatgatcaaaatacgaagactcactcactatcagtgagcagggagtaccgggtagtaggcctaggttaCGTTCTGTACattagcggtccggagccgcgtgctcgttttaactgttctcttcactataacaagttgtattaacacctctccatgcgtcgtaatgtttaccgagtcagttgttgggattgtcgctgctccattgcctttcctttcgcatttttaggtgagtcagttggttgttttggcggaaacatgttggttcaaaactacggtagccatgttttgtttactacggagagtggtgggtgttgcgcatgcgttaagattgaactgcactcttagccgtccgggagaggacttttaggattcccatagatattattattttcttcgcatgtacagcgattttgacggaaatgtttatttttctaattcataagaaattataccggatatattaataccatttttaccgattttacagtcacttgcccgactattcgctttaaagtCCTCCCAACTGAcacacctaaaatgcgaaaggaaaggcaatggagcagcgacaatcccaacaactgactcggtaaacattacgacgcatggagagtgttaatacaacttgttatagtgaagagaacagttcaaacgagcacgcggctccggaccgctactgtacgtacctaggcctactacgtacccggtactccctgctcagctgattgtgagtgagtcttcgtattttgatcattatgtaaatagtccctagcagtattttttcataaatgagtggtcacatatggtcacatgtttcatacctgttccccaatcgcgtaaaacgtaaccctggggtaaatagcggttctttagtggggcctctttaggggtaatgaatgccctgtatgctaccggtcaattcatacagttctgatgtatatatttatagatttttaatttgtaaatttttgttctgtacatgttctggtagtgttatacacatacattgtatataggatttacattgtaggttaattggtaaaattgtattgtatatgttctgatatacacatatacatatatgtacatgtaggttttagcttgttctttagatatatttggaggacacatacaatattatttctggtcataataataaatagtgtttgtatatttattacaactgtacctggttcatgtgtatatgacaaactttacagagttgaaatgtactgcagcaatgcatgtatcattttataattattctgaatttttgttggaactataggataatgaattttgtatcttttttgaaacaatatttgattctatcaaatgcatcagtgacacattcacaacttataaaatgttttctctaaaaaaaaaaaaaaaacctgtagaatgaacctacatttattcatttatatatatttgaaattgatcatttcaatttttgtcatattcaacagtataaaaaattgctggttctttttttcaggcaccatacatgcatagtgacatgaatacagaaagttcatcccttggacctgtatacaagtgtatgtatacatatacatacaactagcatcatatgaagactgaagaatgttgatttgagtgctcttgaaagtaaacttttccaatatggacctagaagatcatgaacagaacatttaaacagtattaatttattaaaagttcctttcaactgtaatcattaaataaaattatgatgcaatactttttcattgtttaactttgtagaaatatttgtttatattagtcctctagatccagtgattataattcttgcatccataaccctgcccatttgtttgtcagggcttgtgagatagcttttcaattacttttaaaatataaggatttttttttacatatagcaatatagataaaattgtcttaggatttctaaattctactttacaagagagtagactcaacatataaataaaaccataaaactagcaagttatctgaaatgttaaaaatctttttgtctgaaccaaatttcacatttattgtctatgtgtaacttgtacatagaccatttatgtattaatactgtagtaacagtgattacaaacacatagactaaaatgtagtatgtagtactatgtacatctgtctttgatttgagttctaaacaaaaaagtggtacctattgggaagttgtgacttgggcggagggtgaaatacagaagaaatagctacacatgtaaataagaaagatatacagtaccatatggattcaaagttgctccaaaatcaatgagactaaatataaccaaaaaaaagccatgtaaaccccaaatatgcaatgaccagatcaatgataaagcacccttccacttccagtgtagctattttttctatattttcaaccccccactcaagttacaacttcccaacctcatgattcttctgtcttttagccccccccacccccaccccccaacacacacatacctgattgattgtcatgttatttcaggttcttattcaggtattattcctaaaaaccaaaaagggtatacacactgtgtactctcaaaggaggggaaccacttcattcaaaaatggaatttacaatttcatcttaattttgaaattttcaatttaattattaattactggactattaaaacagtatagaacccctcggctacagacaaagtactgtggtacacatttctcttaattaattacttttcttcaactcaatcatctttttctccagagcacaaaaaagaacaggaaacaacagaaaaggaaagtaacatacatgtaggcctatatgttttctggaaatatatatgatgtgttaattctcacagcataggcctacatgaatgtgaagaattaaatattatcaatgtttgagagaatttcctagttgtaattctatagcagctacatggaatgtacgttttacatatatacattgtacgatacatatacatcataaaagtttctttccttccagctggacattcatgtcatctctctccagaactcaaatattgtttacaaaaaaaaaaaccaaacagagacatagataatttaattaaatctctgcaaaaaaacTACacattgaacacatatattgtacttgtaaaatatctatgtatgagctaatttattttcacatctttgacagctacatgcatggacgttctatagaacgttttcgtgtggttttaatggggaaattatgttacgattatttgtatttaaccttcatgattcggttgatgtaaaatacgacgaatgctatgctgcaataattgccccttgccggggccccatctctgcatcggccgaatatttgtgtcgatttccatgtacaagatgcttttatcgaaaaatgattacaaagcattgtcattaatgtaagaatacttcatttgcatcaaatgtatcatctcaaaacaacaatttgcataccgcattagtggtttatcacacgaaacgaaaccgacacgactgagaaacacatgtccatgttgtaatttccacgcagcctcgttttcaaagagtttggagaatttatatttagaactgtgctaaatttacacgggcttcccaaaatttcaatggtcaaaactggacaccgtaagcagaactttaccatcattatggtatacaatgacttttggaaggccaaagaacgcatttagactggtttcctttgcccgactattcactttaaagatatcctggtgataatagtaaagGATTATGCTAGGTTTGTATACTACAAGTCTGAAtctgtccttccttcttgaaaatcatttctttctggttcataattaatgggtacattacaaacagagtttatttttttactgtcagttttgatctcagagatacatgtagttgttttccCCTTTTATTTTTtgggcgagctgccatcacatattgcacttctgtcatctggtggaaggtcccatacattctataaagaaaatatggagtaaatgtcagttGATGTACagagataaatactgtatatacaaatgtacatgtacatgtatgtacataatcTTCCAGTGTAAGCCTACATGTGAAACAAACAAGTTCCtttttttctgtcaaacacaaatttataacaattacacatctTTTGAACAcaagtttatcaaaatcaaacctcactagaTACTACATGTGTAGGTCTAAACGAAAGAACTTGTCCATTTTGTGAAGATACCATTgagttcattttatttttaatgtacatgttaattatCACTTTTAGTTAATAAGCTTctaataaatgtacacaacttgtgctttatttcaatataaatttcatgtttatatagAGATATCGCTCAAACTGACAAtacaatgaataaatcaaaattaaatgtatatcaatcaaactatatttcaattattatgataaaatgttaCATGTGTAGAAACATATGTTTAAAGAGAAATTAAGTTTTAGATTTAGATATCACTGGAATGACAGTGCAAGTAAATTAGACTCATCAACACGGTCCGTTCATGATGGAATGATTTCGCAAATTTGATTGACCGATCGTCCCGATCGCACAGCTGTGCGGTGTGCGATCCGAACCGCACAGCTGTGCGCACGATATGTGCTCACACACCTGTTTCTCACCTAAAATCCCAAAAGTTGGCTAGACTGGCTTACCTTACGCCAcggactactgtgacatcacaagatcacgtgaccacctagctcattatctctcaACCGTAcactggtaacccaaaatgtgtttatcttgccgaaacttgttagaataacggcagaatacttaatttttaacaagtttcggcaggattagcatatgtgcttttttattcagtattaaccctttatattaagacttttcctcagaattccaattcgattaataaaattaagtatttctgccgtaaaattaagtattttttctgtccgccgtgggtcgtgacggctgacggccgaataacagagggtatcagtcacaattacccaacttcgttacgtgcacggctatttattgctacattgtcggaggttgggaatcgccaaacttttccgatgcgacggtgaaattaacagattcggcgatagaattaagagtttctgcgtttatattcagtgtttctgcgtttatattcaatgtttctgcgctaatattaaaGAGGTAGTGTAATGGAAATGTTCCTTCATTTATTctgaaagaaaattttaatccaacaaaaacaaaaaaaatattatgaaaatcgATCCAGAAATCTTCGAGATATTCAAGATCGAAATTTGCCCATTTGCACCTGTTTGAAAAACAATCAACGCAACTTCCGGTTTGGCTTCGAAGTAAAACAGGAAGTATCGTGACGTCATATGAGCAACATTCCGCCGGGTTTATTTCAAGATGTCCGATCACAGCAGTGAGAGCGACGCAATGGAAAGTTTTTCTGGTGATTCAGGCGAGATAGAATTAACAGACGTGGAATCAACTAGTCAAGCAGATATCCTACCATATCAGTTCGAGCCAGAACGAGACATAGAAGGAGATTatgatcatgaacagaacaacGACGTTGTGCCAAACATGGTTCAAGCTGACCAGGCCCGACTCCTGAACACGGAATGGTAGGCCAATTTCTGTTTTACTTTCATAGGCCTATCGAGTTTGAAGTAGAAACGTAAGTTACGTAAAGCTGTGATATTGGGACGTatgtaaattgattttaaagtaTGTAATTACCGTATATTAGACACAAAATAACTATAGGCCACCTACTTTTATAACTAACAAGAAACATTACGAAAATGCTTCACTTATAAGTACATCTTTGTAATGTTAGTTCTgtgatttattatatatatatatatatatatatatatatgttgagtAATTGTTGGCCACTACATATCTTAATTGTTTTTATCCTAGTCTTCTACTAGACcatataatgtacattgtacacgTACAAGCGCGGTGCTGTAGGTCTAATAGTAGTTTAATGTACCTCTGAACTGGGCATTTCTATAgcatttttgtacttcatagATTACACCACATcttcatttatacaatatatacatgtacatatcatatGTAGATGTAGACTACGTGCATGTATTGTACTATATATCTGTGCAGTCATCTTATGGAAAATCCATATATATGCCTAAAGGCTTGTggtatatttattgtatatctTTCAATTTCACCATGTGTGAATCTGCATCAGCAAGATACTTTGGCCCCAAGACCAGACTTAGGCaatatgacagatagatgtctggtgtacatgctaacatttgtttattcatttattatgaCGTAACTATACCTGTGACATCCTAATCGTGTTATTATAtgtgtgtcttacgatatttatgacatgggcTGGCTGGGTGGCCATTTATGTGATAAATGGCATGTACACCATTGTAGCCATTGTAAGATCATGAAATCATATAATCTATAATTGTTGTAACTTGTAGGTGCAGATGTGGAAACTGTGTGGCCATGCCAACTGCAGCAGAGAGCCGGTGTTGCAGGGAGATAGAGAGGATATCACAGAAAATGGAAGATGTCGAACTTGAAGAAAACGACCTGAAGTGCATTCTAGACCATCCAGGCTTTAACCCAGTTTGCCTCAACGTTTATGTATTGGAAACGGCATACTACCAATACCAGCAGCAATATGGAGGACAACATAAGACAGATGAACAGTAAATAAtcatcattttaatataatgcaaataaataatatgacctttatatttcgatgtcataattttttttttaacttttatattcaacattttttttttaaacttatacAGAGATTGAGtgattaccgtattcgacccaataaaagcacaaaaaaattgaagaaactcagGGGACGCTagtaatagaaacaaatttggacttaGCTTGCCTTTCATAACATTATTCTACAAattaagccataaatcaattttcagAAGAAATCAGTAAGAAAACCAACaaagtatttatattttcagtctgcatttaattccaagtaagtgaaattgaagccatATAAAAGAGGGAGGGGTGTTTATAGGAATGGGGGAGCTTACTGGGTCAACTAAGGTATCATACCCTGTATTATagcaaatgaaataaacaaatccCAAATATAACAATCACAGCAATATTAACTGCAATATTTATAACCTTTACCTTTAAAAACAGAACATACTGTTTCAAAACACTCTTTTAGTTGTGCAATATTTTCAGGTTACTAGGACAATTAACAAATCATAGGCATTATCATAtgacagaataaaaaaaaattcaaaaataactttaacacagtattttaaatttcacattttttctcTTTGCAGACGCAACAGATACACATCCTACAGACAATTTGTCAGATGGTGCTGGGGATATTTGGGCAGGAGAGTGAGGGTACCATTGCCATCTTGTgtagttaatgttatacatCAGAAATTCCCTTCTCCTACATATACAGGATTTAAAGAGTCTGGTAAGTGAATTGAATTAAAACTAATCATTATTGAACTGATTGAATAAAATTTTCCTATACAGTTCTTAATTTTTTAGTTCTGTTATTTAAACTAGACCAGTTTATAGTACCAGTTTATAGTATTGGCTTTATATTACACTTTAAAATCAATGTTTATCTTAATAATTAAACTTTTGACATTATCTGGTGTAGGTATGTATcttaacttaaatatttattttgcagGTGAGCCTACAGAAATATGAGTTATATACGAAATCCAGCCAACAGAAACAAGAACTGTCTTTACCAAAAAGACCCGGGTATcttctacatgtatgtagaaagaaaacaaatttaaaaagaatTCAATGTAAAAACATGGTTGTCCTTTTTCAAACTACCCAGTATATTGTCATACTGTCCAGAAACAATGCCGC
This genomic window from Argopecten irradians isolate NY chromosome 4, Ai_NY, whole genome shotgun sequence contains:
- the LOC138320643 gene encoding uncharacterized protein — its product is MSDHSSESDAMESFSGDSGEIELTDVESTSQADILPYQFEPERDIEGDYDHEQNNDVVPNMVQADQARLLNTEWCRCGNCVAMPTAAESRCCREIERISQKMEDVELEENDLKCILDHPGFNPVCLNVYVLETAYYQYQQQYGGQHKTDEQRNRYTSYRQFVRWCWGYLGRRVRVPLPSCVVNVIHQKFPSPTYTGFKESGEPTEI